GCGGTGCTCACCCGGCAGCTGCTGGCCGAGCTCGGCATCGAGGCGTACGTGAAGACCTCCGGATCGCGGGGGCTGCACATCTACGTCAGCCTCCAGCACCGCTGGGACGGCTACGAGGTCCGCGCGGCCGCGGTCGCGCTGGCCCGGGAGATGGAACGCCGGTATCCGGAACAGATCACCGCGCAGTGGTGGAAGGAGGAACGGGGTGCCCGGGTGTTCGTGGACTTCAACCAGAACGCGCCGCACAAGACGGTGTTCGGCGCGTGGTGCGTACGGCCGCGGGTGGGCGCGCAGGTGTCGACGCCGATCTTCTGGGACGAGCTGATGACTGTCGTCCCCGACGAGCTGACCATCGCCACGGTGCCGGACCGGGTCGCCGAGCGCGGCGACCCCTGGGCCGAGTACAACGAGCGGCCGCAGTCGCTGGAGCCGCTGCTGGAGATGTCGCGGCGGGACATGGCGAACGGACTGATGGACGCGCCCTGGCCGCCGGTCTATCCGAAGATGCCGAACGAGCCGCCGCGGGTGGCGCCGAGCCGGGCCAAGCATCCGGATCCGGATGCGGATCCGGGCGCGGATGCGGATGCGGACCCAGATCCGGAAAAGGACCCGGCCGACGCTTCATGACGGCGGGATTTGAGTGTCCGCAACGGTTTCAGCGCCTAGTTCTACCTCCGGTTCAAGCATTGGTCCGACCTCCGGATCGAGTCCTGGTTCCGTCTCCGTCTCCGTCTCCGGGTCCGGCTCCGGGTCCGGCTCCGGGTCCGGCTCCGGGTCCGGCTCCGGGTCCGGCTCCGGGAACTCCACCCGCACCCCCAGCAGCCGCACCGGCCGGTCGAGCTCCAGCAGCGCGAACACCTCCAGCGCCGCGCGCTCGATCTCCTCGGCGTCGGCCGTGGGCTCCGGCAGGGTGATGCTGCGCGTCCTGGTGACGAACGGCGCGTACCTGATCTTCAGCCCGACCCGCGCCGCCGGCCGGGCCTCGTCGGCGACGTCCCGGGCCACGTGCCGGGCCAGCAGCCGCACCTGGGCGGCCAGCTCGGCCGGGTCCTCGATGTCCTGCTGGAAGGTGACCTCGCGGCTGCGGCCCTTGGCGACGTGCGGGGTGCCGGTCACCTCGGTGTCGCCGGCGCCCTGGGCCAGCAGCCAGAAGTAGGGGCCCATCTTCGGGCCGAAGTGGTCGGCGAGCCTCGCGCGGTCGGCCCGGGCCAGTTCGGCGACGGTGTGCAGGCCCAGTGCGGCGAGCTTCTTGCCGGTGCGCGAGCCGATGCCCCACAGCGCCTCGGTGGGGCGCGCGCCCATCACCGCGGCCCAGTTCTCCCGGGTGAGCCGGTGGACGCCGGCCGGTTTGGCGAACCCGGTGGCGGTCTTGGCCCGCAGCTTGTTGTCGCCGATGCCCACCGAGCAGGACAGGCCGGTCTCGCCGAGCACGGCTTCGCGGATGTCGGCGGCCAGCGCCTCGGGGTCGTCGGTGCGCGCGCCGAGGAAGGCCTCGTCCCAGCCCATCACCTCGACCACGACCGGGAACTCGCGCAGGGTGGCCATCACGCGCTCGGAGACCTTCTCGTACGCGGTCCGGTCGGCGGGCAGGAAGACGCAGTCGGGGCACTTCTTCGCGGCGGTGCGCATCGGCATGCCGGAGTGGACGCCGTACTCGCGCGCCTCGTAGGAGGCGGTCGCCACCACGCCGCGGCGGGTCGGGTCGCCGTGGCCGCCGACCACGACCGGCTTGCCGCGCAGCTCGGGCCGCCGGGCGACTTCGACCGCGGCGATGAACTGGTCGAGGTCGACGTGCAGCACCCAGTCGGTGGTGGACACGGGTCCCAGTATGGCCGGTCAACAGCCGATATGCCCTGCCGGCTACAGCTCTCCGGGGTGGTCCAGATCGAAGCGCAGCCGCGCCACGGCCACGGCGTCCTTGTGCCGCCGCGACCAGTCGGCCAGCTCGGCGACCGCCTGTGCGAAGCTCTCCCCCATCGGGGTGAGGCGGTAGTCGGTCTGCGGCGGGATCGTGGGGTAGACCGTGCGCTCGACCATGCCGTCGCGGATCAGGCGCTTGGCGGTGACGGTCAGCATGCGCTGGGAGATGCCGGGGATCGCGGCCTTCAGCGCGCCGAAACGGCGCACCCCCTTGGCCAGTTCCGCGATCACCAGGACCGACCAGCGGTCGCCGAGGCGGTCCTGGACGTCGCGGATGCCGCAGTCGTCGTCGCCGCAGGGGCCGTGCTCGTCGGTCTGTGTCGCGGGCAGTGCCCAGCTGTTCACGTCCGTCACGGTTTCCAGGACGCCGAGGCGCGCGGGGCTATTCCGAGATGTGACCCGGGTCACATCCGGCTCGGCCGGCGAGCGCCGGACCCGCGGGGTTACCGCGGTGTGCCCGGGTGATCCGAAAGTGCCTTCTTCTGCACGCCGGCGCGCCTGGCGGAGCCTGGGTGTCGTCCGCTTCGGACCTCAGCAGCGTTCTCATGGAGGTTTGTGATGATTCTCGTAACCGGCGTTTCCGGCAGCCTTGGCGGCCTGATCCTGGAGGGCCTGTCAGGGCTCGATGACGTGCGGACCGTGGCGGGCACCCGCTCCGGCGACGGCGTCGCCGCGCGCCGCGTCGACTTCGACGACCCGGGCTCGCTGCCGGCCGCGTTCCAGGGCGTGGACGTCCTGGTGGTGGTGTCGGCGGGGTACGCCGAGGACGACGTCGTCTACGCCCGCCACGGCGCGGTGGCCGACGCGGCGGCGGCCGCCGGTGTCAGGCATCTGATCTATACGAGCCTGGCGGCCTCCGGCGAGTCCATGACCATCGCCCTGCCGCATCGCTGGAGCGAGGCCCGCTTCGCCTCCGGTCCGTACACCACGACCATGCTGCGCAACGGCCTGTACACCGAGGTGCCGGTCGGGCTCGCGGCGGCCGGGGTGGTGCGGGCCGCGGCGACCGGGGTGTTCGCGGCGCCGTTCGGGCAGGGCCGGCTGTCGGTGGTGGCCAAGCAGGACCTCGCCGACGCGGCGGTGCGGGTGGCCGCCGAGTCGGACCGTGATCTGGCCGCCGGCCGGGCGAGCCGGCACGCCGACCGCGGGTACGAACTCGAGGGCGACACCGCGGTCGGGGGCGCGGACCTGGCGCGGATCCTCGCCGAGGTGCTCGGCCGGCCGGTCGCCTACCACGCCGCCTCGCTCGCCGAGACCCGTGCCGCGCTGGAGGGCGGCGGGCCGGAGCCCTACCAGATCACGCATGCGCTGTCGCTGTTCTCGAACGTCATCGCCGGACGCGCCGAGGCCGCGGGGTCGGATCTGCCGGGGTTGCTGGACGCGGCGCCGCGACCGGTCCGGGCCGCCATCGCCGAAGCCGTCACCGAGGCCGTCGCGGGATCACGGTGACCGGCGGCTGCCGGGGCTTGGGCGGTTGACGGGGCTTGAGCAAGCTCAGCGCACTGCCGAGGAGGCGATCGACACCGAATGTGCACAACTGCCGTTCCCGGCCCTGGAAAAGCCGTCGCAGCCGATGCCTCGCAGCGCCAGCTGAGCCCCCCACTCCGGGTGCCGACTTGTAACCCATGAGATATTCAAGACCTTATCCGGAATAGGCGGAAGCGAGGTCCAAGATGGTCGCTGTCACAGCGGACGGGGCGACGACACGCGAGCTGGAACGCATGATGGGGGAGTTCCCGGATCTCCCGGTCGAGGCGATTATCAAGCAGGACATCCTGCGCCAGGGCCTGGCCTTCAGCCCTGACGCGCTCAGGGTGGCCAGCGGTTACAAACCCAAGGACTACTTCATCTTCACCTTCGACCTGGTGCCGGTGGCGGAGATGGCCGAACACGCGCAGTTCCGGGCGCCGGAGGAGATCCGGATGACCGGCGGGCCCTACGACCTGCGGCGCACCGTGGTCTCCACCCGGGTGGCACCGGACAGCCCTTATGTGGTGGAACTGCGGGACGGCAAGCTCGCGCTGAACTGCGAGGGGGTGTTCCTGGCCGACCTGGAGTTCCCGCCGATCCCGGGCTACTACGAGCACCGGCTGTCCTCGGGTAAGAAGATCAGCGAGATCGCGCCGGCCATCGAGTGGGGCTACCTGGTGTACCTCACCGTCTACCGGCTGTGCCAGTACTGGGGCCGGGACGAGGAGTGCCGGTTCTGCGACCTGAACGAGAACTTCCGGCAGCAGCGCGCCAACGGCCGGGAGTACACGGCGGTCAAGGAGATCGACGACATCGTCGAGGCGATGTCGCTGATCAACCAGTACGACACCGTCACCAAGGCCTACACGGTCACCGGCGGCTCGATCACCAAGAAGCTGGACGGCATGCGCGAGGGCGAGTTCTACGCGCGCTTCGCCGAGGCCATCGAGTCCCGCTTCGCCGGCCGCTGGATCCCCAAGGCCGTGGTCCAGGCGCTGCCGCTGGACGAGGTGAAGATGCTCTTCGACGCCGGCTACCGCGTCTACCACCCGAACTACGAGGTGTGGGACGCCGAGATGTTCAGCTGGATCTGCCCGGGCAAGGACCGCTACGTCGGCCGCGACGAGTGGGTCAAGCGCATCCTGGACTCCGCCGACGTCTTCGGCGCCACCAACGTCATCCCGAACTTCGTCGGCGGCGTGGAGATGGCCGAGCCGCACGGCTTCACCGACGTCGACAAGGCGATCGCCTCCACCACCGAGGGCCTGGACTTCTTCATGAGCCACGGCGTGATGCCGCGGTTCACCACCTGGTGCCCGGAGCCGACCAGCAACCTGGGCCGGCAGAAGGGCCCGTCGCTGGAGTACTTCGTGAAGCTGCTGCTGGCCTGGCGCGACACCTTCGAGAAGTACGCGCTGCCGGTCCCGCCCGGCTACGGCCGGCCCGGCGCCGGGAACGCCGAGTTCTCGGTGAGCGCCTTCATGGACGTCATCCGCACGAGTTGAGGTACCCGGGTCCGGCCGCGGGTCCCCATCCGGGGCCGGACCCTTCCAACCTTGACAAATCGAACAAAGAAGCGCCCTGGATCCGCCCTGAAAGCCTTGACAGTGTAATTTGGCCGCTACTGCCTTCGGGCGGGTCAGCCGAGGCAAACTGGGGAGTGGAACGTATGACGGGGCGGCGAATCACGGCGATACGGATTGCGGCGGGCGGCCTGAGCGCCGCGGCCCTGTTGACCACCAGCGGCTGCGGGCTGTTCGGCAGCAGCGGCAAGTCGGGCTCCTCGGCCGACGGCAAGGGCGGCGGGCCGGGCGCGAGCACCAGTTCCTCCCCGCAGGCCAGCCCGCAAAGCGTGGCGCAGGCGTTCCTGACCGCGTGGAGCAGCGGCGACTTCAAGAGCGCCGGCGCCCTCACCGACGACGCGAACAACGCCACGACGCGGCTGACGGCCGTGATGGGCTCGCTGACCCCGAAGACGATGACGCTGACCCTGGGCTCCCAGCAGGACGCCTCCTCCGGGGCGACCGCGGGCTCGTCCTCGGCGCCGGGCTCGCCGGCTTCGGGCTCGACGGCCTCCTCTGGTGCCGCGCCGTCCTCGACCGCCGCCGCGCCGCTGGCCAAGTTCGCCTTCAAGGCCGCCGCCGACTTCGGCAACAATCTGGTCTGGAACTACGACTCGAGCCTGGAGCTGGTCCAGGGCCCCTCCGGCGCGCCGGTCGTGCACTGGACCTCCTCGGTCATCAACCCGCAGCTCGGCCCGACCGACGTGTTGAAGGCGGTGCCGCCGAAGCAGACGGTCACCGACTCCAAGGGCACCACGATCGACACCACGGCGCACCCGACGCTGGCCGGGGCCGTCAACGCGCTGTCCACCCACGTCCCGGCGAACACCACCCCGACGCAGCTCACCGTCGAGTTCGTCGACCCCAAGAGCGGCACCGCGGACACCAAGGCCGGGGTCTTCCCGCTGGGCACCTCCAGCGGAACCACGGTGTCGGTCAAGACCACGATCAACCCGAACGTGCAGTCCGCGATCGAGAACGCGCTGAAGGCGTACCCGAACTCGGGCATGGTCGCGATCCAGCCCGACACCGGCTACATCCTGGGCATGGCCAGCAACGACACGGGCTTCCCCTCGCTGTCGTACAAGGCCCAGCGCGCCCCGGGCTCCACGTTCAAGGTGATCACCACGGCGCTGGCGCTCCAGCAGGGCCTGCAGACCAGCCAGCCGGTGAACTGCAGCCCCAACGCCACGGTCGAGGGCCAGGTCATCAACAACGACTCGAGCCTGCGCAACGGGATCAAGAACGCCGACCTGACCGCCGCCTTCGAGCAGTCGTGCAACACCGCGTTCGTCCACCTGGCGCTGGACGGCAAACTCGGCAACGACTACACCGCGCTGGCGAACGAGGCCAAGAACTACTTCGGCATGAACCAGAAGTGGGACCTGGGCCTGGGCCCGGCCACCTACGGCACCGGCGGCGACCAGCAGGTCCCGCCCGCCGACGGCCAGGGCCTGTTCGCCCGCGACGCCTTCGGCCAGGGCAACATCACGATGTCCCCGCTGACCATGGCCTCGGTCGCGGCCACGGTCTGCAACGGCTCCTTCAAGCAGCCGATCCTGGTGCCCGGCACCCCGCAGATCAGCGCCACCGCGCTGCCGGCGAACGTGGACAGCCAGCTCACGACCCTGATGCACGGCGTCATCTACTCCGACCAGGGGACGGCCGTCGGCAAGTTCCCCGGCACCTCCGACCTGGCCGGCAAGACCGGCTCCGCGGAGTCCGGCGACACCCCCAAGACCGGCAAGACCGACAGCTGGATGATCGTCTTCGACAAGAAGGACGACATCGCCTTCGGCGCGCTGGTGCTCAACGGCGGCTTCGGGATCGACGCGGCCGCGCCGGCGATCGACAAGGCGCTGAACACCCTCGGGTATCGCTGAACCCGGTAGGCGGGCCCTGATCCGCTAAGCAGTCCCGGTCCCGCCGCCGACGATGTCCGTCGGCGACGGGACCTTCGTCTGCCACGGGAAGGGTTCCCGGTCCGGTTCCACCCAGCCGGTCCGCGCCGGCGCCGAGGCCAGCAGGGCCGATGAGTAGAAGCGGGACAGCAATCGCTTGTCCAGCAAGGCCGGATTCGCGTCGGCGAACGCCGCGAAGTCCTCGTCCGGGTGCTCGGCGGCGTGGTGGCCGACCGCCTCGACCCACGCGCGGCTGACGGTCGCGTGGTACTTCTGCGGCGCCCCGGCGTAGCGGGCCGTCTGGCGGATGCCATCGCTCACCACGGCGATCGCCTCCTCGGTGCCGTAGCGCCGCACCGCGAGCCAGGTCAGGTGCACGTGCTGCCGGTGCCCGAAGTGCTGGTTCCCGGCCGTGACCTCGGCGAACAGGGTCTGGAAGCTCATCGCGAGGCCTCCGTCAGCGCCCGCAGCACCTCGTGGAACGCCGCGACCTTCTCAGGGCCCAGATCCCCCAGGGCGCGCCGCTCCAGATCGGCGATGGTGCCCAGCACCGCGGCGGCGGTGGTGCGGCCCGAGGGCGTCAGCTCGATCAGCACCGAGCGGCGGTCGCCGGCCAGGGCGCCGCGGGTGATGTGGCCGCGGCGCTCCAGGCGGTCCAGGACGCCGGTCAGGGTGGTCGGCTTGCTGCCGATCGCGGCGCCGAGTTCGGAGACGGTGCGGCCGCGGCCGTCGGCGAGGTTCGCCAGGGCGTTGGTCTCCGACGGGGTGAGGTCCAGGTCGACCAGTTCGGCGGCCAGCGTCTGCAGGGTCGCGTGCGTGGCGCGCTGGAGGGCGAGGAGAGCCGAGGGCGCCGGTGGTACGGATTCGGTCTTCACGGAAATGGATAATACTGTTCCGTAGCATATGTCGCCACCGGGTTTCCCTTCACCCGGCGTCCAGCTCAGATACCGGCTCTGTGCGCCGAGGGTGACAGTGGTATGAAACAGGGGTTCGATTTCGCCCTGGCCGGGCGAGGGGCGGGGATTCCGGGAGGCCGCGATGGCGCTGATCCAGACGAGTGACGGCTACACCCTGTGGTACGAGGCGTCCGGGCCGCACGACGCCGCCGGGATCGTGTTCCCGGTGCGGTACCGGGGCGAGTTCGCGGCGCTGGGGGCGGCGCTGGCCGAGACGTACCGGGTGGTGCGCTACAAGCCGCGGCGGGTCGTCGGAGAGACAGAGGACGAGCCGGGCGCCGGCGGCGCGTGGCAGGGTCCTGACTTCACGGAGTACCCGACGCGCATGGAGGTCGCGGACCTGCACGCGGTCGCCGACGCGGCGGGCCTGGACGGCTTCGTGCTGGCCGGCTACGCCGGGATGGCCGCGCTGGCCGGGTTCCTGGCCCCGCTCAGCGACCGCACCCGCGGGCTGCTGGTCGGCGGCTTCCCGCTGCTGGCGGACTTCGACTACTGGCTCGGCTTCGAGGAGGGCGCCCGCGCCGCGCTGGTCCAGGCCGGCCTGCCGGACCAGGCCGGCGACCACCACCTGGGCCGCCTGATGTTCCGCCAGTGGGCCGCCCGCGACGCCCGCGACGACCGGGCGGCGCTGGCCGCGCTGCCCGGCCCGAAGATCCTCTGGTACGGCAGCCAGGACTGCGAACCGGAGTGCCGCATGTCCGACCACGCCGGCGACGCCGCCATCGCCCGGCACGACCAGGCCGACGAGCCGCGGCTGCGCGACCTGGGATTCGAGGTGATCGAGCTGGCCGGGCACGACCACATCGGGGCCCTGGCCCAGGTCGACGTGGTGATGCCGCGGCTGCGGGAGGCTTTGGCGGGGAGTTCGTGGTGAGGACGGCGCCGCCGGGGTCCCGGGTGCGCCGACGGCGACCAAGCCGGTCTCGCCGCGCGCATAAGGACCCTGCGTCCTACTCCGCGAAGAACTCCCTCATGGCGCGGTCCAGCTCCAGATTCTCCTGCTCGTACTCGGCGAAGCCCGTGAAGTGCCCTGCGGTCGCGACCCGCACGTCGACCGGACCGGCCAGCGAGTTCACCACCGCGAACTGGCCGGGCGGCGGCACCGAGGGGTCGAACAGCGCGGGCACCGCCTGGACCGGGATCCGCACGTGGCGCGCGGCGGTCGCGGCGTCGAAGTACGCCAGCACCTCCAGCACCCGCGGATCCTCCAGGTAGCGCTCGCGCACGGCCGCGCCGCTGCCGACACATTCCAGCGTCACCCGAAGCCGGTGGTTGCCGAAGGTGGGGACCAGCAGGTGCGCCGCCGTGAAGCGCTCGTCCCACGGCAGCGCCAGCGCCCCGGTCCCGCCGCCGAAGCTGACGCCGCTGTAGTCCAGGCGCCGCGCGGTGCCCGGGAACAGCTCGGTCAGGGCGGTCGCCGCGCACCAGATGTCCGCGACGCAGCCGCCGATGATGTAGTCGTCGCGGGACTCGAGGCCGTGCAGCACGTGTCCGGCCGCCTCCGAGGGGACGCCGGGCAGCACAGTCCCGGTCGGCAATCCCCGCGCCACGAAATAGATCCCGGCCGCGCGCGGCGCGGGCAGTCGCGGGTCCGGAGCGTCGCGGCCGCCGTAGCCGTGGCCCACGACGAACCCGCGCTCGACCGCGCCGTCGGCCGGGGCCACGACCCAGCCGCCGATCCGCACGCCGCCCAGCGAGGTGAAGGAGACCTCGAAGACGTCGAGCCCGTCGGCGGTGGTCCCGCTCCTGGCCCCGAGCCGCGGCTCGACCGGGGTGGCCAGCGCGCGCCGGTGCAGGCCCTGCCAGAACTCGGCGAAGTCCCCCGGTGCGTCCTCGGGCGCGCCGACCCGCAGCAGGGCGTCGAGGTCCAGACCGTAGGCCGGGTCGAACGGGAACGGGTGGTGCGGGACGCCCGCGCTGCGGGACAGCCGGTTGATCTTCATGCTTCATGCTATGGGCACGGTACCCAGCCCCTGACCGTCGTCCCGGACTCCGGAACCGAGGTGATCCGCACCTCGCCTCCGGCCGCGGCGATCCGGTCGGCCATGTTCACCAGGCCGCCGGGTTCCTGCTGGGAGGCGGCGTCGACGTCGAAGCCGGGACCGGAATCCGTGACGGCGAAAGCCAATCGGCTCTCGTCTCCACCTCCTGGGGCAATGCCGGGTCGGACGCTGAGCCGGACCACGACCTCGGTTCCCGGGCAGTGTTTGGCAGCGTTCTGCATCGCCTCGGAGCAGCAGTAGTACACCGCCGCCTCGATCGAGCGTTCGAATCGCCGGGCCGCCACCCCCTCGGGGAGCTCGAAGCGGGTGGCGCAGGCGAGGTTCTCGGCGCGTTCCCGCAGCGCGGCGACCAGCCCTTCCTGCCCGAGGACGCGGGGGTCCAGGCCGCGCATCGTGCGTCGCAGCCCGGCCAGCGCGGCCTCGGTCTGCGCGACCGCGCGGCCGGCGGCGGCGCGGACGGCCTCGGGGTCGCCGCCGGGCCGGGCGGCGTGCGCGAGCAGGCCGAGGGCCAGGCGGACGGCGGTGAGTTCGGGCTGCGCGCCGTCGTGCAGATCGCGTTCCAGCTCGCGGCGTTCGCCGTCCTGCGCCGCGACGATGCGCCACCGCGAGGCGCGCACCTGGGCCGACAGCTCCTCGATGCGGTGCAGCCGGTGTTCGAGGTCGATGGTGAGCCGGGCGTTGTGGACGATCACGCCGGCGGCGGGTACCACGTCGGCCAGGAGCCGCCGGCGGTCCGGGGCCAGCGAGCGGTGGGCGTCCGGCGGGATGCCGATCGCGCCGACGGTTTCGCCCTGGTAGTCCAGCGGTGTCCAGTGGGGTTCTTCGGGTCCTGCGATGTCCGCCCCCGGCGTCGAGGCCGGCCAGCAGTAGGACACCTGCTCAGGGTCAGAGACGGTCACCGCGATGGTCGCCGAGGGCACGGACAGTCCTTCGGCCACGGTCCGCGCCAGCGCGCGCAGTGTTCGGTCGGCCGGGCCGCTGCGCTGCGACATCGCCGACACCGCGGCCAGCACTTCGTAGGGCGGCGTCCGCCGGCCGTAGACCAGGCGGTCGGCCAGCTTCTGCAGGCCGATCCGCACCGGCTGCACGGCCAGCGCGAGCAGTCCCATCCCGACCAGCTGCGGCGGTGCGGTCCAGTCGTTCGACAGCCCGAACAGCGCGTCGACGCGCACGACGCCGAAGACCCAGCCGGCGCCGGTGAGCGCGACGAGGGACCCGTAGATCAGGGTTTTGTTGAAGAAGCGCTCGGCGTCCCACAGGCGGAACCGCAGGACTGCGGCCAACACCGCGATCGGCAGCGCCGTGAAGACCGCGCGGAAGATCCAGAAGGTGGTGGTCCGGGAGGCGATGCCGGCCAGCCCCGGCGCGTCCACGACCCGGCCCGCGATCGCCGCGGCGGCAAGGACGGCGGCGACGCCGAAGGACAGCCCCAGCGCCCACAGCAGGACCCGAGACTGCTGGCGTTGTTCGGCGTCCACGGCCTGGGCCATCCGCCAGCGCTGCGCGGCGACGCCGGCCACCGGCGTCAGCACGCCGAAGAAGAGCACGAAGGTGACGGTGTGGGGGTAGTCGGCGGTCGAGACGGCCAGCAGGGCCAGGGTGCCGCCGACGGCGATCCCGGTCAGGGCCCTGATGGACCGGCTCCCGCGCCACGGCATCCGGCCGTCCGGGAAGACCAGCAGGGCCGCCACGTAGGCCACTCCCCCGACGCCGTGCAGCAGCGCCGAGTGCCACCAGCCGATCCGGACGCCCCAGGCGGAGGCCATGGCCTCGATCGCGGCGTGCGCCTGGAGGTTGAACGCGCCGGCCGCCCCGGCCATCCCGATCGCGAACAGCCGCACGGTCCGGTCGCGCCGGCCCAGCACCACCAGCAGTCCGGCCGTGGCCAGGTTGACGGTGCTGAACGTGTAGTCCAGGACG
The Catenulispora sp. GP43 genome window above contains:
- a CDS encoding acetylxylan esterase, translating into MKINRLSRSAGVPHHPFPFDPAYGLDLDALLRVGAPEDAPGDFAEFWQGLHRRALATPVEPRLGARSGTTADGLDVFEVSFTSLGGVRIGGWVVAPADGAVERGFVVGHGYGGRDAPDPRLPAPRAAGIYFVARGLPTGTVLPGVPSEAAGHVLHGLESRDDYIIGGCVADIWCAATALTELFPGTARRLDYSGVSFGGGTGALALPWDERFTAAHLLVPTFGNHRLRVTLECVGSGAAVRERYLEDPRVLEVLAYFDAATAARHVRIPVQAVPALFDPSVPPPGQFAVVNSLAGPVDVRVATAGHFTGFAEYEQENLELDRAMREFFAE
- a CDS encoding radical SAM protein codes for the protein MVAVTADGATTRELERMMGEFPDLPVEAIIKQDILRQGLAFSPDALRVASGYKPKDYFIFTFDLVPVAEMAEHAQFRAPEEIRMTGGPYDLRRTVVSTRVAPDSPYVVELRDGKLALNCEGVFLADLEFPPIPGYYEHRLSSGKKISEIAPAIEWGYLVYLTVYRLCQYWGRDEECRFCDLNENFRQQRANGREYTAVKEIDDIVEAMSLINQYDTVTKAYTVTGGSITKKLDGMREGEFYARFAEAIESRFAGRWIPKAVVQALPLDEVKMLFDAGYRVYHPNYEVWDAEMFSWICPGKDRYVGRDEWVKRILDSADVFGATNVIPNFVGGVEMAEPHGFTDVDKAIASTTEGLDFFMSHGVMPRFTTWCPEPTSNLGRQKGPSLEYFVKLLLAWRDTFEKYALPVPPGYGRPGAGNAEFSVSAFMDVIRTS
- a CDS encoding DNA polymerase IV, yielding MSTTDWVLHVDLDQFIAAVEVARRPELRGKPVVVGGHGDPTRRGVVATASYEAREYGVHSGMPMRTAAKKCPDCVFLPADRTAYEKVSERVMATLREFPVVVEVMGWDEAFLGARTDDPEALAADIREAVLGETGLSCSVGIGDNKLRAKTATGFAKPAGVHRLTRENWAAVMGARPTEALWGIGSRTGKKLAALGLHTVAELARADRARLADHFGPKMGPYFWLLAQGAGDTEVTGTPHVAKGRSREVTFQQDIEDPAELAAQVRLLARHVARDVADEARPAARVGLKIRYAPFVTRTRSITLPEPTADAEEIERAALEVFALLELDRPVRLLGVRVEFPEPDPEPDPEPDPEPDPEPDPETETETEPGLDPEVGPMLEPEVELGAETVADTQIPPS
- a CDS encoding winged helix-turn-helix transcriptional regulator, translated to MTDVNSWALPATQTDEHGPCGDDDCGIRDVQDRLGDRWSVLVIAELAKGVRRFGALKAAIPGISQRMLTVTAKRLIRDGMVERTVYPTIPPQTDYRLTPMGESFAQAVAELADWSRRHKDAVAVARLRFDLDHPGEL
- a CDS encoding MarR family winged helix-turn-helix transcriptional regulator; this encodes MKTESVPPAPSALLALQRATHATLQTLAAELVDLDLTPSETNALANLADGRGRTVSELGAAIGSKPTTLTGVLDRLERRGHITRGALAGDRRSVLIELTPSGRTTAAAVLGTIADLERRALGDLGPEKVAAFHEVLRALTEASR
- a CDS encoding sensor histidine kinase codes for the protein MTDATAEKAAAAQRAEKAAATAATAATAAPPAPPAAAPPRLLAEAAWYTLATAYLLFVLSWLGVGLLCAIAAHDPALHQWAVTAAAAGHGPTDRAVGRGLLAGIGHSTSPADTVLDYTFSTVNLATAGLLVVLGRRDRTVRLFAIGMAGAAGAFNLQAHAAIEAMASAWGVRIGWWHSALLHGVGGVAYVAALLVFPDGRMPWRGSRSIRALTGIAVGGTLALLAVSTADYPHTVTFVLFFGVLTPVAGVAAQRWRMAQAVDAEQRQQSRVLLWALGLSFGVAAVLAAAAIAGRVVDAPGLAGIASRTTTFWIFRAVFTALPIAVLAAVLRFRLWDAERFFNKTLIYGSLVALTGAGWVFGVVRVDALFGLSNDWTAPPQLVGMGLLALAVQPVRIGLQKLADRLVYGRRTPPYEVLAAVSAMSQRSGPADRTLRALARTVAEGLSVPSATIAVTVSDPEQVSYCWPASTPGADIAGPEEPHWTPLDYQGETVGAIGIPPDAHRSLAPDRRRLLADVVPAAGVIVHNARLTIDLEHRLHRIEELSAQVRASRWRIVAAQDGERRELERDLHDGAQPELTAVRLALGLLAHAARPGGDPEAVRAAAGRAVAQTEAALAGLRRTMRGLDPRVLGQEGLVAALRERAENLACATRFELPEGVAARRFERSIEAAVYYCCSEAMQNAAKHCPGTEVVVRLSVRPGIAPGGGDESRLAFAVTDSGPGFDVDAASQQEPGGLVNMADRIAAAGGEVRITSVPESGTTVRGWVPCP
- a CDS encoding NAD(P)H-binding protein, whose protein sequence is MILVTGVSGSLGGLILEGLSGLDDVRTVAGTRSGDGVAARRVDFDDPGSLPAAFQGVDVLVVVSAGYAEDDVVYARHGAVADAAAAAGVRHLIYTSLAASGESMTIALPHRWSEARFASGPYTTTMLRNGLYTEVPVGLAAAGVVRAAATGVFAAPFGQGRLSVVAKQDLADAAVRVAAESDRDLAAGRASRHADRGYELEGDTAVGGADLARILAEVLGRPVAYHAASLAETRAALEGGGPEPYQITHALSLFSNVIAGRAEAAGSDLPGLLDAAPRPVRAAIAEAVTEAVAGSR
- the ligD gene encoding non-homologous end-joining DNA ligase, whose amino-acid sequence is MTEDTILDIDDTEVAVSHPDKLYFSKRGETKMDLVQYYLAVSGPIMNTLKDRPLLMERYPNGAGGKSWFQKRVPKTAPPWLTTMEVSTPNGTTSDALVAANMAHIVWGVNLGCLGFHVWPIRASDPEVTDELRIDLDPSPGVGYPEVRHAAVLTRQLLAELGIEAYVKTSGSRGLHIYVSLQHRWDGYEVRAAAVALAREMERRYPEQITAQWWKEERGARVFVDFNQNAPHKTVFGAWCVRPRVGAQVSTPIFWDELMTVVPDELTIATVPDRVAERGDPWAEYNERPQSLEPLLEMSRRDMANGLMDAPWPPVYPKMPNEPPRVAPSRAKHPDPDADPGADADADPDPEKDPADAS
- a CDS encoding penicillin-binding transpeptidase domain-containing protein translates to MTGRRITAIRIAAGGLSAAALLTTSGCGLFGSSGKSGSSADGKGGGPGASTSSSPQASPQSVAQAFLTAWSSGDFKSAGALTDDANNATTRLTAVMGSLTPKTMTLTLGSQQDASSGATAGSSSAPGSPASGSTASSGAAPSSTAAAPLAKFAFKAAADFGNNLVWNYDSSLELVQGPSGAPVVHWTSSVINPQLGPTDVLKAVPPKQTVTDSKGTTIDTTAHPTLAGAVNALSTHVPANTTPTQLTVEFVDPKSGTADTKAGVFPLGTSSGTTVSVKTTINPNVQSAIENALKAYPNSGMVAIQPDTGYILGMASNDTGFPSLSYKAQRAPGSTFKVITTALALQQGLQTSQPVNCSPNATVEGQVINNDSSLRNGIKNADLTAAFEQSCNTAFVHLALDGKLGNDYTALANEAKNYFGMNQKWDLGLGPATYGTGGDQQVPPADGQGLFARDAFGQGNITMSPLTMASVAATVCNGSFKQPILVPGTPQISATALPANVDSQLTTLMHGVIYSDQGTAVGKFPGTSDLAGKTGSAESGDTPKTGKTDSWMIVFDKKDDIAFGALVLNGGFGIDAAAPAIDKALNTLGYR